One genomic window of Cyprinus carpio isolate SPL01 chromosome B8, ASM1834038v1, whole genome shotgun sequence includes the following:
- the LOC122138206 gene encoding voltage-dependent anion-selective channel protein 2-like isoform X5 codes for MSEKGQKQKGSSESCHHCKPKTCASMAVPPAYADLGKSAKDIFSKGYGFGAVKLDLKTKSQSGVMDFSAGGSSNTDTGKAAGNLETKYKVKDLGLTLNQKWNTDNVLTTEVTLEDQLAKGLKLGLDTSVVPNTGKKSGKLKAGYKRDYMNVGCDIAFDLAGPTIHAAAVLGYEGWLAGYQMAFDTAKSKLAQNNFALGYKAGDFQLHTNVNDGTEFGGSIYQKVNGQLETAVNLSWTAGSNNTRFGIAAKYQLDKDSSISAKVNNASLVGIGYTQSLRPGVKLTLSTLIDAKNFNAGGHKVGMGFELEV; via the exons ATGTCTGAGAAAGGACAGAAGCAGAAAGGAAGCAGTGAGAGCTGCCATCACTGCAAGCCAAAGACATGCG CAAGCATGGCCGTCCCTCCTGCGTACGCTGACCTCGGCAAATCTGCCAAAGATATCTTCAGCAAAGGATATG GCTTTGGAGCTGTTAAGTTGGACCTGAAGACCAAGTCTCAGAGTGGAGTT ATG GATTTCTCCGCCGGCGGCTCCAGTAACACAGACACCGGAAAAGCAGCTGGAAACCTGGAGACCAAGTACAAAGTGAAGGATCTGGGCCTGACTTTGAACCAGAAGTGGAACACAGATAATGTTCTGACCACTGAagtgactctggaagatcag CTGGCCAAAGGTCTGAAGCTGGGACTGGACACTTCAGTTGTGCCCAACACTGG GAAGAAGAGCGGTAAGCTGAAGGCGGGTTATAAGCGTGATTACATGAATGTGGGCTGTGATATAGCTTTCGATCTGGCCGGACCGACAATTCACGCCGCAGCCGTTCTGGGTTATGAGGGCTGGCTGGCCGGGTATCAGATGGCCTTCGACACGGCCAAGTCCAAGCTGGCCCAGAACAACTTCGCTTTGGGCTACAAGGCAGGAGACTTCCAGCTACACACCAATGT TAATGACGGCACAGAGTTCGGCGGCTCCATCTATCAGAAGGTGAACGGTCAGTTGGAGACGGCGGTGAATCTGTCCTGGACCGCAGGCAGTAACAACACACGCTTCGGCATCGCTGCTAAATACCAGCTAGATAAAGACTCCTCCATCTCT GCCAAAGTCAACAACGCTAGTCTGGTTGGGATAGGATACACACAGAGCCTCCGGCCAG GTGTGAAACTCACTCTGTCTACTCTGATCGACGCTAAGAACTTCAACGCTGGAGGACATAAGGTGGGCATGGGCTTCGAGCTGGAGGTGTAA
- the LOC122138206 gene encoding voltage-dependent anion-selective channel protein 2-like isoform X1: MRGSRPLENAADCACAVRVRSPSLCPFALHRNPVRNIDTTNTIMSEKGQKQKGSSESCHHCKPKTCASMAVPPAYADLGKSAKDIFSKGYGFGAVKLDLKTKSQSGVMDFSAGGSSNTDTGKAAGNLETKYKVKDLGLTLNQKWNTDNVLTTEVTLEDQLAKGLKLGLDTSVVPNTGKKSGKLKAGYKRDYMNVGCDIAFDLAGPTIHAAAVLGYEGWLAGYQMAFDTAKSKLAQNNFALGYKAGDFQLHTNVNDGTEFGGSIYQKVNGQLETAVNLSWTAGSNNTRFGIAAKYQLDKDSSISAKVNNASLVGIGYTQSLRPGVKLTLSTLIDAKNFNAGGHKVGMGFELEV, encoded by the exons ATGCGCGGTTCGCGTCCGTTAGAAAACGCAGCAGATTGCGCATGCGCGGTTCGCGTCCGTTCCCCTTCACTCTGTCCTTTCGCGCTGCACAGAAACCCCGTCCGGAACATCGACACGACAAACACG ATCATGTCTGAGAAAGGACAGAAGCAGAAAGGAAGCAGTGAGAGCTGCCATCACTGCAAGCCAAAGACATGCG CAAGCATGGCCGTCCCTCCTGCGTACGCTGACCTCGGCAAATCTGCCAAAGATATCTTCAGCAAAGGATATG GCTTTGGAGCTGTTAAGTTGGACCTGAAGACCAAGTCTCAGAGTGGAGTT ATG GATTTCTCCGCCGGCGGCTCCAGTAACACAGACACCGGAAAAGCAGCTGGAAACCTGGAGACCAAGTACAAAGTGAAGGATCTGGGCCTGACTTTGAACCAGAAGTGGAACACAGATAATGTTCTGACCACTGAagtgactctggaagatcag CTGGCCAAAGGTCTGAAGCTGGGACTGGACACTTCAGTTGTGCCCAACACTGG GAAGAAGAGCGGTAAGCTGAAGGCGGGTTATAAGCGTGATTACATGAATGTGGGCTGTGATATAGCTTTCGATCTGGCCGGACCGACAATTCACGCCGCAGCCGTTCTGGGTTATGAGGGCTGGCTGGCCGGGTATCAGATGGCCTTCGACACGGCCAAGTCCAAGCTGGCCCAGAACAACTTCGCTTTGGGCTACAAGGCAGGAGACTTCCAGCTACACACCAATGT TAATGACGGCACAGAGTTCGGCGGCTCCATCTATCAGAAGGTGAACGGTCAGTTGGAGACGGCGGTGAATCTGTCCTGGACCGCAGGCAGTAACAACACACGCTTCGGCATCGCTGCTAAATACCAGCTAGATAAAGACTCCTCCATCTCT GCCAAAGTCAACAACGCTAGTCTGGTTGGGATAGGATACACACAGAGCCTCCGGCCAG GTGTGAAACTCACTCTGTCTACTCTGATCGACGCTAAGAACTTCAACGCTGGAGGACATAAGGTGGGCATGGGCTTCGAGCTGGAGGTGTAA
- the LOC122138206 gene encoding voltage-dependent anion-selective channel protein 2-like isoform X4, producing the protein MRGSRPFPFTLSFRAAQKPRPEHRHDKHASMAVPPAYADLGKSAKDIFSKGYGFGAVKLDLKTKSQSGVDFSAGGSSNTDTGKAAGNLETKYKVKDLGLTLNQKWNTDNVLTTEVTLEDQLAKGLKLGLDTSVVPNTGKKSGKLKAGYKRDYMNVGCDIAFDLAGPTIHAAAVLGYEGWLAGYQMAFDTAKSKLAQNNFALGYKAGDFQLHTNVNDGTEFGGSIYQKVNGQLETAVNLSWTAGSNNTRFGIAAKYQLDKDSSISAKVNNASLVGIGYTQSLRPGVKLTLSTLIDAKNFNAGGHKVGMGFELEV; encoded by the exons ATGCGCGGTTCGCGTCCGTTCCCCTTCACTCTGTCCTTTCGCGCTGCACAGAAACCCCGTCCGGAACATCGACACGACAAACACG CAAGCATGGCCGTCCCTCCTGCGTACGCTGACCTCGGCAAATCTGCCAAAGATATCTTCAGCAAAGGATATG GCTTTGGAGCTGTTAAGTTGGACCTGAAGACCAAGTCTCAGAGTGGAGTT GATTTCTCCGCCGGCGGCTCCAGTAACACAGACACCGGAAAAGCAGCTGGAAACCTGGAGACCAAGTACAAAGTGAAGGATCTGGGCCTGACTTTGAACCAGAAGTGGAACACAGATAATGTTCTGACCACTGAagtgactctggaagatcag CTGGCCAAAGGTCTGAAGCTGGGACTGGACACTTCAGTTGTGCCCAACACTGG GAAGAAGAGCGGTAAGCTGAAGGCGGGTTATAAGCGTGATTACATGAATGTGGGCTGTGATATAGCTTTCGATCTGGCCGGACCGACAATTCACGCCGCAGCCGTTCTGGGTTATGAGGGCTGGCTGGCCGGGTATCAGATGGCCTTCGACACGGCCAAGTCCAAGCTGGCCCAGAACAACTTCGCTTTGGGCTACAAGGCAGGAGACTTCCAGCTACACACCAATGT TAATGACGGCACAGAGTTCGGCGGCTCCATCTATCAGAAGGTGAACGGTCAGTTGGAGACGGCGGTGAATCTGTCCTGGACCGCAGGCAGTAACAACACACGCTTCGGCATCGCTGCTAAATACCAGCTAGATAAAGACTCCTCCATCTCT GCCAAAGTCAACAACGCTAGTCTGGTTGGGATAGGATACACACAGAGCCTCCGGCCAG GTGTGAAACTCACTCTGTCTACTCTGATCGACGCTAAGAACTTCAACGCTGGAGGACATAAGGTGGGCATGGGCTTCGAGCTGGAGGTGTAA
- the LOC122138206 gene encoding voltage-dependent anion-selective channel protein 2-like isoform X3: protein MRGSRPFPFTLSFRAAQKPRPEHRHDKHASMAVPPAYADLGKSAKDIFSKGYGFGAVKLDLKTKSQSGVMDFSAGGSSNTDTGKAAGNLETKYKVKDLGLTLNQKWNTDNVLTTEVTLEDQLAKGLKLGLDTSVVPNTGKKSGKLKAGYKRDYMNVGCDIAFDLAGPTIHAAAVLGYEGWLAGYQMAFDTAKSKLAQNNFALGYKAGDFQLHTNVNDGTEFGGSIYQKVNGQLETAVNLSWTAGSNNTRFGIAAKYQLDKDSSISAKVNNASLVGIGYTQSLRPGVKLTLSTLIDAKNFNAGGHKVGMGFELEV, encoded by the exons ATGCGCGGTTCGCGTCCGTTCCCCTTCACTCTGTCCTTTCGCGCTGCACAGAAACCCCGTCCGGAACATCGACACGACAAACACG CAAGCATGGCCGTCCCTCCTGCGTACGCTGACCTCGGCAAATCTGCCAAAGATATCTTCAGCAAAGGATATG GCTTTGGAGCTGTTAAGTTGGACCTGAAGACCAAGTCTCAGAGTGGAGTT ATG GATTTCTCCGCCGGCGGCTCCAGTAACACAGACACCGGAAAAGCAGCTGGAAACCTGGAGACCAAGTACAAAGTGAAGGATCTGGGCCTGACTTTGAACCAGAAGTGGAACACAGATAATGTTCTGACCACTGAagtgactctggaagatcag CTGGCCAAAGGTCTGAAGCTGGGACTGGACACTTCAGTTGTGCCCAACACTGG GAAGAAGAGCGGTAAGCTGAAGGCGGGTTATAAGCGTGATTACATGAATGTGGGCTGTGATATAGCTTTCGATCTGGCCGGACCGACAATTCACGCCGCAGCCGTTCTGGGTTATGAGGGCTGGCTGGCCGGGTATCAGATGGCCTTCGACACGGCCAAGTCCAAGCTGGCCCAGAACAACTTCGCTTTGGGCTACAAGGCAGGAGACTTCCAGCTACACACCAATGT TAATGACGGCACAGAGTTCGGCGGCTCCATCTATCAGAAGGTGAACGGTCAGTTGGAGACGGCGGTGAATCTGTCCTGGACCGCAGGCAGTAACAACACACGCTTCGGCATCGCTGCTAAATACCAGCTAGATAAAGACTCCTCCATCTCT GCCAAAGTCAACAACGCTAGTCTGGTTGGGATAGGATACACACAGAGCCTCCGGCCAG GTGTGAAACTCACTCTGTCTACTCTGATCGACGCTAAGAACTTCAACGCTGGAGGACATAAGGTGGGCATGGGCTTCGAGCTGGAGGTGTAA
- the LOC122138206 gene encoding voltage-dependent anion-selective channel protein 2-like isoform X2 produces MRGSRPLENAADCACAVRVRSPSLCPFALHRNPVRNIDTTNTIMSEKGQKQKGSSESCHHCKPKTCASMAVPPAYADLGKSAKDIFSKGYGFGAVKLDLKTKSQSGVDFSAGGSSNTDTGKAAGNLETKYKVKDLGLTLNQKWNTDNVLTTEVTLEDQLAKGLKLGLDTSVVPNTGKKSGKLKAGYKRDYMNVGCDIAFDLAGPTIHAAAVLGYEGWLAGYQMAFDTAKSKLAQNNFALGYKAGDFQLHTNVNDGTEFGGSIYQKVNGQLETAVNLSWTAGSNNTRFGIAAKYQLDKDSSISAKVNNASLVGIGYTQSLRPGVKLTLSTLIDAKNFNAGGHKVGMGFELEV; encoded by the exons ATGCGCGGTTCGCGTCCGTTAGAAAACGCAGCAGATTGCGCATGCGCGGTTCGCGTCCGTTCCCCTTCACTCTGTCCTTTCGCGCTGCACAGAAACCCCGTCCGGAACATCGACACGACAAACACG ATCATGTCTGAGAAAGGACAGAAGCAGAAAGGAAGCAGTGAGAGCTGCCATCACTGCAAGCCAAAGACATGCG CAAGCATGGCCGTCCCTCCTGCGTACGCTGACCTCGGCAAATCTGCCAAAGATATCTTCAGCAAAGGATATG GCTTTGGAGCTGTTAAGTTGGACCTGAAGACCAAGTCTCAGAGTGGAGTT GATTTCTCCGCCGGCGGCTCCAGTAACACAGACACCGGAAAAGCAGCTGGAAACCTGGAGACCAAGTACAAAGTGAAGGATCTGGGCCTGACTTTGAACCAGAAGTGGAACACAGATAATGTTCTGACCACTGAagtgactctggaagatcag CTGGCCAAAGGTCTGAAGCTGGGACTGGACACTTCAGTTGTGCCCAACACTGG GAAGAAGAGCGGTAAGCTGAAGGCGGGTTATAAGCGTGATTACATGAATGTGGGCTGTGATATAGCTTTCGATCTGGCCGGACCGACAATTCACGCCGCAGCCGTTCTGGGTTATGAGGGCTGGCTGGCCGGGTATCAGATGGCCTTCGACACGGCCAAGTCCAAGCTGGCCCAGAACAACTTCGCTTTGGGCTACAAGGCAGGAGACTTCCAGCTACACACCAATGT TAATGACGGCACAGAGTTCGGCGGCTCCATCTATCAGAAGGTGAACGGTCAGTTGGAGACGGCGGTGAATCTGTCCTGGACCGCAGGCAGTAACAACACACGCTTCGGCATCGCTGCTAAATACCAGCTAGATAAAGACTCCTCCATCTCT GCCAAAGTCAACAACGCTAGTCTGGTTGGGATAGGATACACACAGAGCCTCCGGCCAG GTGTGAAACTCACTCTGTCTACTCTGATCGACGCTAAGAACTTCAACGCTGGAGGACATAAGGTGGGCATGGGCTTCGAGCTGGAGGTGTAA
- the LOC109095156 gene encoding DNA polymerase beta isoform X2: MSKRKAPQETLNEGITDFLIELANYERNVNRAIHKYNAYRKAASVIAKYPQKIKSGAEAKKLDGVGAKIAEKIDEFLTTGKLRKLEKIRSDDTSSSINFLTRVTGIGPAAARKFYDEGVRNLEDLKKIEHKLNHHQQIGLKYFEEFEKRIPRAEMQEMEALILKELDVVDPEYIGTICGSYRRGAESSGDIDILLTHPDFTSQSEKQPKLLHAVVDHLESIGFITDTLSKGDTKFMGVCQLQKEDEEECFHRRIDIRLIPKDQYYCGVLYFTGSDIFNKNMRTHALEKGFTLNEYTIRPLGVTGVAGEPLLVDSEKDIFDYIQWKYREPKERSE, translated from the exons ATGAGTAAAAGAAAAGCGCCACAGGAAACTCTGAACGAAGGAATCACAGATTTTCTCATCG AATTGGCAAATTATGAGAGAAATGTCAACAGAGCCATCCATAAATACAATGCTTACAG AAAAGCAGCTTCTGTGATCGCCAAATACCCTCAGAAGATCAAAAGTGGGGCAGAAGCAAAGAAACTG GATGGAGTTGGTGCAAAGATAGCAGAGAAAATCGATGAGTTCTTAACGACAGGAAAACTGCGCAAGCTGGAAAAG ATTCGCAGTGATGACACAAGCTCCTCCATCAACTTCTTAACCCGAGTGACGGGGATCGG TCCTGCTGCGGCCAGGAAGTTTTATGATGAAGGCGTCAGGAACTTAGAAG ATCTGAAGAAGATCGAGCACAAACTCAACCATCATCAGCAGATCGGGTTAAA GTACTTTGAAGAGTTTGAGAAGAGAATCCCTCGTGCAGAAATGCAGGAGATGGAG GCTCTGATACTGAAGGAGCTGGATGTGGTGGACCCCGAGTACATCGGCACCATCTGCGGCAGCTACAGACGAG GAGCAGAGTCGAGTGGTGATATTGATATACTGCTGACCCATCCGGACTTCACCTCTCAGTCTGAGAAACAG CCCAAACTCCTTCACGCCGTCGTGGATCATCTGGAGTCCATCGGCTTCATCACCGACACGCTTTCTAAAGGAGACACTAAGTTTATG GGTGTGTGTCAGCTGCagaaagaagatgaagaagagtgTTTTCACCGCCgtattgacatcag GCTTATCCCGAAGGATCAGTATTACTGCGGTGTGCTGTACTTCACCGGCAGTGACATATTCAACAAGAACATGAGGACTCACGCGCTGGAGAAGGGCTTCACGCTCAACGAATACACCATCCGTCCACTCGGCGTCACTG GTGTGGCTGGAGAGCCTCTGCTGGTGGACAGTGAGAAGGACATCTTCGACTAC ATCCAGTGGAAATACAGAGAACCAAAGGAGCGCAGCGAGTGA
- the LOC109095156 gene encoding DNA polymerase beta isoform X1, with protein MSKRKAPQETLNEGITDFLIELANYERNVNRAIHKYNAYRKAASVIAKYPQKIKSGAEAKKLDGVGAKIAEKIDEFLTTGKLRKLEKIRSDDTSSSINFLTRVTGIGPAAARKFYDEGVRNLEDLKKIEHKLNHHQQIGLKYFEEFEKRIPRAEMQEMEALILKELDVVDPEYIGTICGSYRRGAESSGDIDILLTHPDFTSQSEKQPKLLHAVVDHLESIGFITDTLSKGDTKFMGVCQLQKEDEEECFHRRIDIRLIPKDQYYCGVLYFTGSDIFNKNMRTHALEKGFTLNEYTIRPLGVTGVAGEPLLVDSEKDIFDYIQWKYREPKERSEPITNSASN; from the exons ATGAGTAAAAGAAAAGCGCCACAGGAAACTCTGAACGAAGGAATCACAGATTTTCTCATCG AATTGGCAAATTATGAGAGAAATGTCAACAGAGCCATCCATAAATACAATGCTTACAG AAAAGCAGCTTCTGTGATCGCCAAATACCCTCAGAAGATCAAAAGTGGGGCAGAAGCAAAGAAACTG GATGGAGTTGGTGCAAAGATAGCAGAGAAAATCGATGAGTTCTTAACGACAGGAAAACTGCGCAAGCTGGAAAAG ATTCGCAGTGATGACACAAGCTCCTCCATCAACTTCTTAACCCGAGTGACGGGGATCGG TCCTGCTGCGGCCAGGAAGTTTTATGATGAAGGCGTCAGGAACTTAGAAG ATCTGAAGAAGATCGAGCACAAACTCAACCATCATCAGCAGATCGGGTTAAA GTACTTTGAAGAGTTTGAGAAGAGAATCCCTCGTGCAGAAATGCAGGAGATGGAG GCTCTGATACTGAAGGAGCTGGATGTGGTGGACCCCGAGTACATCGGCACCATCTGCGGCAGCTACAGACGAG GAGCAGAGTCGAGTGGTGATATTGATATACTGCTGACCCATCCGGACTTCACCTCTCAGTCTGAGAAACAG CCCAAACTCCTTCACGCCGTCGTGGATCATCTGGAGTCCATCGGCTTCATCACCGACACGCTTTCTAAAGGAGACACTAAGTTTATG GGTGTGTGTCAGCTGCagaaagaagatgaagaagagtgTTTTCACCGCCgtattgacatcag GCTTATCCCGAAGGATCAGTATTACTGCGGTGTGCTGTACTTCACCGGCAGTGACATATTCAACAAGAACATGAGGACTCACGCGCTGGAGAAGGGCTTCACGCTCAACGAATACACCATCCGTCCACTCGGCGTCACTG GTGTGGCTGGAGAGCCTCTGCTGGTGGACAGTGAGAAGGACATCTTCGACTACATCCAGTGGAAATACAGAGAACCAAAGGAGCGCAGCGAGCCAATAACCAATTCAGCCTCAAACTGA